TCCATTTCGAGGGCGAACCCGGCCGTGCGCTGACATCGGGAGCGATGACATGTCCCGACCCGGGCGGGGCCACCATATGGGCGAAAGGAGTTGCGCAGACGGTGCCCAGGAGACGCCCGGGTGAACCTCAGGCAGCATCTCCTGTCCGGTCCCCGGGGGTCCTCTCAGCGGCGGTCCTCGCGCTCGTGTCGGGGACGCCAGACCACGACGGAGGTGGACCTCGGTACGTGGACCAGCTCCCCACCGACCCGGCCTCGCGCCGGCCCGGCGCGGAGTTCCGCGAGTTCGTCGACCAGCTCGCGGACCCGCGACTGCAGGGCGTCGACCTGGTTGGTCAGCTCGATGATGCGTTTGATGCCGGCGAGGTTGACCCCCTCGTCCTGGCTGAGCCGCTGCACCTCGCGG
This Dietzia psychralcaliphila DNA region includes the following protein-coding sequences:
- a CDS encoding heat shock protein transcriptional repressor HspR, with translation MSPRRDVGDLGPDDSVLVISVAAELSGLHAQTLRTYDRLGIVTPERTSGGGRRYSLRDVALLREVQRLSQDEGVNLAGIKRIIELTNQVDALQSRVRELVDELAELRAGPARGRVGGELVHVPRSTSVVVWRPRHEREDRR